In Miscanthus floridulus cultivar M001 chromosome 8, ASM1932011v1, whole genome shotgun sequence, the sequence AATTTTTtgccaaaaacaaaaacaaagttaGTGGCATAATACATGCATACACTTACACTTGtgattagatcagatccgaatacagatAGCCAAATAGCATAAATCAGGGTTCGGGAACTCCGTTTTGCACAGAAGGAAGGGAAGAGAGAGGGGTGGGCATACCGAGTGCTCGTCCCCGGCAAAGAGTCCGACGAAGACCTGGGCAGCGGCgagtagggcggcggcggcggtcgggaAGGGCGTGTTCGGCCCGTTGATGCAGAAAACGGCCGAATCGAACGTACGACGAGCCTCTATAGCTATCAAGGCAGGGGAGTAGGGGAAGTGCGTAAACAGGAGTGCAATTTCCCCTGGCTAATTGGCCGACATTTTTTCCCCTGCAGACAGCACGCGCATGGAATTTTTTATTTCAATATAATTTATaaatttatttttctaaaaaatatccTACAAAGAATTGTATATTTGTACACCCATCGCCGATTATTATTAACTTATTATCGCCAAGTGAATCGGCAGAATTACCTTTACCACATATTCAAACGGCGGAAAtcttttaacatgtctaaaaaaacAATTTCTTTATATGAGCTTAGATGGggataaattttatttgaaaattttgagcTTGGAGATCTATAATTTTGTAGTTCATATGTTTTCCGTTTGAAACCATTTTGATGTCTAAATAATTGATACAGTACAATGCTCAGATCAGAAACCTGCATCGAATATTTCGGACTAAGATAACTCCAAATGAAAACATAATGAACTAAAATTTTGTAGATTTCATTGGCCTCTACAATTGTCATATAAACTTTATTTTTATATGTAAAAAAAGTCATATTAGTGCCAAAATAATCGATACAAGTCTCAAATGTACATTGGTAGATCTGATGATTGTATCGACTATTTTAGCATCAAGATAGCTTTAGACAGCAAAGTTATAAACTACGGAGTTGTAAATCTCGTCGAGCTAtataatttttataaaaaattGTCTCCATCTAAAACTCATGTATATAAAAAGGTTATGCTTTTTTAACGTATGTTGCCCGAACATTGTTGGTTCAAACGTCAAAGATAGTTATGGCAGTTTATTTGGCGGTAAGGCAATACCACCGTATCAATTGGTGACTAGGTATATTAGCACGGGAGTCGCGCTCTGCTGTGCCGTTTTTTTTTTTCACGTGAACAACATGTACTAAAAATTGTTGAACAGTGTATGCTACATGACATGCAATGTTTGTTGTCATGGTGAACAGTGACAGAGGCAATGGGAGGCCTCCAATTTATTTCTGCTTGAGGGAGTATCTTATGTATTAATAATCATTTCTACCTTTTGCAGATCCACTACTGAAGCATTTTTTCATTTTTTGCCACTGGTCTAGGGCAAAATTTCTTACCGGTCTTTTTAAATTTGTgttataattaattttataattttgtATTTCACATAAATATGTCATAGAATTTTTATCTCAAATTTATAACTTCTTTTCATGTAATGGTGGAATTTTGGTCTCGTGATGTTAGAACATAATTTCTCAAGATGTTGCAATAAATTTCCTAAATATGGAACACTTTGGCCATAAAACTAGAATATTTTCTTCAGGAAGCTACAACATGTTTtaaatttataagaaaaaaatCATCTTAAGttgaaacattttattttaagatAGCACATTCTTTTCCCCTAAAGTTACAACACTTTCCTAATTTTGTGTGTAtattttggccccgttcgcttcgctgaaaaacaagccgaaacattgttctAGGCTGatttattggaagagaaaaacactgttccggctgaaaaaacaagctgaaaaagacagattataagagaagcaaacATGGCCTTTATTTTAAGGTAGAAACATTGAAAATGTCATAATTACTATAAATATTAGAAGTAATTAGGATATATGCTTGTCGAAGCACGGCTATGCAAAGACTAATAAGTAATAAGATATGGCAAGCAAACACTAAAAATTGTGTGCAGATGCAAGTATGAATCAGAGCAAATTGTGTATGCACGTTCATCACTGCTCCTTCATCTACTGCATGCACGGTAAGCTCAGGTTCACCAAATAATCAAATGTAAAACCATTGCACAGCCATCCTCTTTTCACCTCTTTGTTTCCCCTTTACCATAACACcatacattactccttttgcaagTTACATATATCTGAGTACAATATTTCTGTTACACAAGACAAATCAACCGAGCTAAAAAGAATCGATATAAAGTCAACAtagcagaaaagaaaaaagaaaaagagcttTTTTCAGTTTTGACAACACAATTTATACAGCAGGAAGCATCCAATCCTCCACTCTAGAACAAGGCGATCCAAATTCAGCCTCCAGAAATCTTCGTATTTGATGGATTTTCAGTGTGTATGTTTCTGGGATTCGAATGGCTTCAAGAATTGGATATCAAAATGAATTCAcgcttgtgtgaacacagcaaagCAGATACAAAATCCTAGGACTACACAGATTGTACAGCAACAAGCAGGCGTCTTATCAGAGAATGGTGCATCCACATCTGTTCTGCTTGGGGGAATTGGCAAGCTGCTTCTCTGGAAAAGTATAGGTGAACGACATGTTAGAGGTATGTTCACAAGTGCCAAAAGAAAATCACAATAGCTTTCAGCATCATAGTCAAAATCAGATTAAACCACAAATAGAAGTTACTTAGTATGCTTGTGGCCACGTATCGCACTATCACCACCCAAACATTCCACCACATTAACTAAATGCTCATGTAGGCACAAGTTCTATCTAAAGAAACCTAAGCACCTCAAGACTTGCTGCATTGAAAATTATTAGAAGGTTGTGTCATGGTTTGTGTGTTCGAAAGTTTGCATCTCTGGGCATCATTAGTGGTGGTGAtagtgcacacacacacacacattgtaGGTACACGTACACATGAGAAAATTACTCCCATATATAAGCAGCTCAGCTCATAACTCGAATACAGGTATTTGACCTGCAATGTATTGTGAAAAAAATTACTGAAACTAAAGGTTTAAATTCCCATGGAGTAACTGGAAATATCTTTCAGGCTGTGATATTTGGATAACAGAGATCCATCCCTAGATGCATTCACTGCCACAAGAATGGGAGCAGTATGTTTCCAGCACAAGAGTTGATCATGACGAACACTTCGATTAAATATATGGAACTAGAATTCAAGTTATTTGTCATAGGAACTAAGAAAATGTTATGAACAAAGGGCTGAAATTGTCGGCAATACCACTGTTTTTGTCAGCTTGTGGAGGTCGCACTACCACATGCATTGTAATTACACCTCCTGGAACCTCTCCTACTGGAACACGGGACTCTGCAAGTGTCCGGTTATTCTCCAATATCCTTCCAGCATTGATAAGCTTCAAGTCATTAACAGTTTTTGGAGCTATATCCTTATCTGTTAGCAAAaatgaaaataacaaattccattCAGCAAGTAAGAACGACAGGCATGGATTGCAAAACAGAGAATTTGCACGGGAAAAGTTCCAATGTGTAGGACAATATgacaacacagtaagtttccagcATAATCAACCAAGGGGTCTCAGACAGAAAATACAATATGCTATTGCACGATTCCCAGTTTGAATTTTGAAATGCAAACTGAGAAACTGACGAAGCTAGCAGAATAGACGCAGACACCCTTCAAATAGATGACAGAAGGAATATATCATGTCCGTGACGATTTGCATACTTATGTTCGGAtcaacacatgcatgcatgtgcaagTACATGTTGCTTATGTTGTGAATGCAGGCAAAATCATCAATATAGTTTCCACTTTCCACATGTTGATTCAGCCAGAAAGGCTCAATTTTTACTTGATCTAGTCCAGTTCTCATGTGGGAGCACCTCATTCAAGTTTTCATGAAGTCATGCCAAGGGAAGTTCCTTCACCAAGTGGGAGAATCAGAGAACTGCCGTTACTAACATTCCAAGTATTCATTATCAAAAGATTTGCTTTCTACCCACCAAATCGTTAATATTCTTTATCCAATATAGATAAATTATTCGATTGTACAAGAGTAACTAATTATTTCTGAAGATTTTTTAAAATGACTTCTGCTGGCTTACAAAAGATGCTCTGACTGTTAAGTGAAACAGTGTAGATCAATCTGCTGCTTAGTGCTTACACAATGTTTTCTCAGTAACTTTCACGTAACACGGGACTAGCGTCTACTATGGCTTGCTGACCAACATGCTTATAAGTGAGCTGACATCCAAATCATATCTCTCTGCCATAATATTTAATACAGCCCAAGGTTAAATTCATAAACAGCACAAATGTCCAAACGGTTTCACTTGAATACCAGACCGCTAAGGATTCAGAATGAATTGTTTGCCCTCATCTAATAAGGTGAACAAATCACATGATAGGCAAAATTATTAATGAGAATGTTTATCCATGGTGAAAGGTTGAGCTGTTGCACTTCTGCAGAGAAACTCAGGTTATCTAACAGACGAACATTAAAAGCTTTTCATAGTGCTATAGAACTCCCTTTACAGATTTGAAGAGAGTAAATAATCAGTCAAAAGGTCTACACTTATTAACATGGCCTGTGCACTTTGCTTCTTTTATTACAGCAAACAAAATAAGAGAGACCTTGTTTTTCCATCCGTTccactttttttttctcgaatacgtaaaagatttgcgtatcattgtattaaggagaaGAGTTTAAAGAAACATACAACGCGCTTCTATCGAGCGCCGAAGGAGGTCGACCTAACACAGCCTAAGCTGGACCATCCTAGCAAAATACCTCATGCTTATGGTTTGTGATATAACTGTTTCCAAAAAAAGCTCTTTCACTCACAAAATTAGCAATTGGTATTCACGTTTGAGAAGTTCATACCACATAAAGTAAGAACCGAAAGTATCAACTAACTGATAATATGGCACAGCCAGTACTAGGATTCTGCATACACCAAAAAAAAGGAAGGAATATGGCATAGCCAGTCACAGGATACTTCTAAAGCTAATAAACCAATATGGAATAGCCAGTCATATGACACCTGCCGAAGCTAATTAGAGAATATGGCATAGCCACTCGAAGCATAATGCTGAAGCTAATAATTGAATAAGGCATAGCCGGTTCTAGGACTTTGCTGAAGAAGAAAACTAAAGCATAGTTTTCCCCGCTACTCGACTGACCAGGCATCCAGAAAACAACAGCAACTAAAGGATGCCAAGTAGTCATACGCCACAAGCAAAATAGCTGGAGGTAGCAGGAAGACTAGCGAAACATGAGCACAAAGCGCAAAAAGAAGCAATACGTGATCCAAGAAACTCATGACACGGAGAATACCCCTGCACCTAAATTACAAAAGCGTCCGTCGCTTGTCAGCAGATCGGGACAGCACAGGCGTGCACGCTGCCAAATCAATAAGTCTCGTCAGTGCCTCACTGCCTCACCTTGCGGCCACCGAGCGAGGATGAACTCCTTGAGCGAGGAGACTGTGGTGGAGGGATCGTACTTGGTGGGCCCGATGTCCGTGCCGTCGAAGAGCCGGAACCTGACCTCGATCGGCTCCTTCCCGCCGGCCATATCCTCCCCGCCAGATCGCCGCCGGCCGCCGACCACACCTCCTCTTCCCAAGATCCACGAAGCCCCGGATCAAAGGCCCATAGGAGCAAGGAAACGGCGAAAAAGGAAATCCACAGAAACACACGCAAGGTGGGAATTTGACGACGAATTCTTGCTTCCGCGTTGGGTGAAAGCGAGGGGGCGGCGACTCGGTGGGGGAGGAGAGGAAGACGAGAGccagggaggagagagagagagagacgcggTAGTGGGCTTCCTCCTCTCGATGCgtggggatatttaactttttattgTTATAATGGATTCGCCTAGTTGGATATCACTCttaaaattacttttatatatttattattaaaATAGAAGAATTCATAACtttaaaatatttttatataCATGACAGGACATGTAGAAAAGCCAGCGTGTCTGTAGGATACGAAATGACTTTGTTATCCCTCATCTATTTCTTCTTCGtccatctcatcctcatcgctCGGTAAAGATGCATCTCGGACTACGCGCCTCTcagctccgcctcctcctccctcccataCGCGAGCAGCAGCAGGTGAAGCTGGCGAACGCGAGGTCTGCGCACCACCCTAGCTAGCAGCGCTGCTTTGATGGCAAACGTGGGCACGAGATCTGTCGCGCGTGGGCTCTGCCGCGGGCGCGGGCTCTACCCCGCGTGCATCCCCATCCCTGGCGTGCCTCCCCCATGGTCGACCGCGCGAGGTCCAGCTCCTCCCCTTCCGATCGCTGCTCCCCCATCCCCGATGGCGCGTGCGAGGTCCGGCTCCTCCCCTTCTGGCCGCACGAGCTCCTAGGTTCGGCGATGTGCCACCATGTTCATCGCCGACGGGGGAAGTTGGCTCGCCGGTACCGGCAGCGACCGCGCACGAAGAGACGTGGCGCAGCTTGTCTGTGGCCGGGGATGTGCGTCCTCCATCGGCGAGGAAGCAGAGGAGCACGAGCACGAGGAGGCACGGGGCCACCATGTTCGTCGCCGGCGTCGAGCGCGGCCGTGGACCTGCAGGTCATGGACCCGTCTGCCTCGCCCCCAACTTCCCCTATGTCTTGTCAGCCGCCGCCATGGACCCCATCGTCGGTCATGGCCGAAGCTCGAGCGAGGAATGGATAGAGATAGAAGAAATAGATGAGGGGCAAAAATGTTATTTTCCGTGACCCGTCTATGCTGTCAGGTCGAGTTCGCGTGCCACGTCAACGAAAATGGCAAAAATATATCAAATGCTCTCTTTCGATGGTAAATATGTAGGAGTAATTTTAAGAGTGTTATGTGAAGATGTGACATAtattataatggtaaaaagttaaatatgcTGGTGCGTGTATTGACGGATACGCGCGCCCAAG encodes:
- the LOC136478102 gene encoding membrane-anchored ubiquitin-fold protein 3 isoform X2, producing MAGGKEPIEVRFRLFDGTDIGPTKYDPSTTVSSLKEFILARWPQDKDIAPKTVNDLKLINAGRILENNRTLAESRVPVGEVPGGVITMHVVVRPPQADKNKKQLANSPKQNRCGCTIL
- the LOC136478102 gene encoding membrane-anchored ubiquitin-fold protein 3 isoform X1, which translates into the protein MAGGKEPIEVRFRLFDGTDIGPTKYDPSTTVSSLKEFILARWPQDKDIAPKTVNDLKLINAGRILENNRTLAESRVPVGEVPGGVITMHVVVRPPQADKNSEKQLANSPKQNRCGCTIL